The Drosophila mauritiana strain mau12 chromosome 2R, ASM438214v1, whole genome shotgun sequence genome has a segment encoding these proteins:
- the LOC117136318 gene encoding protein scabrous, with amino-acid sequence MKDWQTFPDLQKKKVSRDHLNCPATMAAGSNVLWPILLAVVVLQISVASVSGAASGGVVLSDVNNMLRDAKLVTSEKPVVHSKQEAEAPESSVELLRFVDDDEDSEDISSIERQDGRTMESKKMADQVRLLTKQLNALMLRRREDYEMLEHNLRKSLRLTTNANSVDADMRSELNQLREELAALRSSQSGNKERLTVEWLQQTISEIRKQLVDLQRTASNVARDVQQRSSTFEDLATIRSDYQQLRLDLAAQRERQQQTEVYVQELREEMLQQEQDFQHALVKLQQRTRKDGTATSVEEESGSQEANQEQTGLESTADHKRRHCRFQSEQIHQLQLAQRNLRRQVNGLRFHHIDERVRSIEVEQHRIANANFNLSSQIASLDKLHTSMLELLEDVEGLQTKMDKSIPELRHEISKLEFANAQITSEQSLIREEGTNAARSLQAMAVSVSVLQEEREGMRKLSANVDQLRTNVDRLQSLVNDEMKNKLTHLNKPHKRPHHQNLQPQDDSPIDSVLAETLVSELENVETQYEAIINKLPHDCSEVHTQTDGLHLIAPAGQRHPLMTHCTADGWTTVQRRFDGSADFNRSWADYAQGFGAPGGEFWIGNEQLHHLTLDNCSRLQVQMQDIYDNVWVAEYKRFYISSRADGYRLHIAEYSGNASDALNYQQGMQFSAIDDDRDISQTHCAANYEGGWWFSHCQHANLNGRYNLGLTWFDAARNEWIAVKSSRMLVKRLPAVECQANASASGAFVSVSGSAADAAPSSGATTTTATAAPATVTTPKTNNSVVQFVAAGQA; translated from the exons ATGAAAGATTGGCAAACATTCCCGGACCtccaaaaaaagaaagtttCGCGTGACCATTTAAATTGCCCTGCAACAATGGCAGCAGGTTCAAACGTTTTGTGGCCAATACTCCTGGCCGTGGTGGTGCTCCAGATTTCCGTGGCATCCGTGAGTGGAGCGGCCAGTGGTGGGGTAGTCCTTAGCGACGTGAACAACATGTTGCGCGATGCCAAGCTGGTGACCTCGGAGAAGCCCGTTGTGCACTCAAAACAGGAAGCGGAAGCGCCGGAATCCAGCGTGGAGCTGCTCCGCTTCGTCGATGATGACGAGGATAGCGAGGACATCAGCTCCATTGAACGGCAGGATGGCAGGACAATGGAGAGCAAAAAAATGGCCGATCAGGTGCGCCTGCTGACCAAGCAGCTCAACGCTCTGATGCTGCGGCGCCGCGAGGATTACGAGATGCTGGAGCACAATCTGCGCAAATCCCTGCGGCTCACCACGAATGCGAACAGCGTGGACGCCGACATGCGCAGCGAACTGAACCAACTCAG GGAGGAGCTGGCCGCGCTGCGCTCCTCGCAGAGTGGCAACAAGGAGCGCTTGACCGTCGAGTGGCTGCAGCAGACGATCTCCGAGATTCGCAAACAGCTGGTGGATCTGCAAAGGACGGCCAGCAACGTGGCCCGGGATGTCCAGCAGCGCAGCTCCACCTTCGAGGATCTGGCCACCATTCGCAGTGACTATCAGCAGCTTAGGTTGGATCTGGCGGCTCAGCGCGAGCGCCAGCAGCAGACGGAGGTCTATGTCCAGGAACTGCGCGAGGAGATGCtccagcaggagcaggacttCCAGCACGCCCTTGTCAAGCTGCAGCAGAGGACTCGCAAGGACGGCACAGCCACCAGTGTGGAGGAGGAGAGCGGTAGCCAGGAAGCCAACCAGGAG CAAACCGGACTTGAATCCACTGCTGATCACAAGCGCCGTCATTGCCGTTTCCAGAGCGAGCAGATCCATCAGCTGCAACTGGCCCAGCGGAACCTGCGCCGCCAGGTGAACGGATTGCGCTTCCACCACATCGACGAGCGGGTTCGCAGCATCGAGGTGGAGCAGCACAGGATCGCCAATGCCAACTTTAACCTGAGCAGTCAGATCGCTTCCCTGGACAAGCTGCATACCTCGatgctggagctgctcgaaGATGTGGAGGGCCTGCAGACCAAGATGGATAAGAGCATACCGGAACTGCGGCACGAGATCTCCAAGCTGGAGTTCGCCAATGCCCAGATCACCTCGGAGCAGAGTCTGATCAGGGAGGAGGGCACCAATGCGGCACGATCCTTGCAAGCCATGgctgtgagtgtgagtgtccTGCAGGAGGAGCGCGAAGGCATGCGGAAGCTGTCCGCCAATGTAGATCAGCTGAGAACCAATGTGGATCGATTGCAGTCTCTGGTCAATGATGAGATGAAGAATAAG CTCACCCACCTGAACAAGCCCCACAAGCGACCACATCATCAGAATCTCCAGCCGCAGGATGATTCCCCTATTGACTCCGTCTTGGCCGAAACCCTGGTCAGCGAGCTTGAGAACGTGGAGACCCAGTACGAGGCCATCATCAACAAACTGCCGCACGACTGCAGCGAGGTGCACACCCAAACAGACGGACTGCATCTGATTGCGCCCGCCGGCCAACGGCATCCGCTGATGACGCACTGCACCGCCGATGGATGGACGACGGTGCAAAGACGGTTCGATGGCAGTGCCGACTTCAACCGCTCGTGGGCGGATTATGCCCAAGGATTTGGGGCGCCTGGCGGTGAGTTCTGGATTGGCAACGAGCAGCTGCATCACCTGACCCTGGACAACTGCAGTCGGCTGCAGGTGCAAATGCAGGACATCTACGACAACGTTTGGGTGGCCGAGTACAAGCGATTTTACATATCCTCGCGAGCCGACGGCTATCGGCTGCACATTGCCGAGTACTCCGGCAATGCCTCGGATGCACTGAACTACCAACAGGGCATGCAGTTCTCGGCCATCGATGACGATCGGGACATCTCGCAGACGCACTGTGCTGCTAACTATGAGGGTGGCTGGTGGTTCTCTCATTGCCAGCACGCCAATCTCAATGGGCGATACAATCTGGGCCTGACTTGGTTCGATGCCGCTCGCAACGAATGGATAGCGGTCAAGTCAAGCCGGATGCTGGTCAAGCGCCTGCCCGCCGTCGAGTGCCAGGCGAATGCCAGTGCCAGTGGCGCCtttgtttccgtttccggttcggctgctgatgctgcgcCGTCGAGCggtgcaacaacaacaacagcaacagcagcgccGGCGACGGTAACGACGCCGAAAACCAACAACAGTGTGGTCCAGTTCGTGGCCGCCGGGCAGGCGTAA